The segment GGGTCGACATATCTATGCCAGTCAATTGTGCGGGGCCGGTGATGCCGGGGCGCACGTCATAAACACCCCGTCTGGCGCGTTCCGCAATCAATTCGGATTGGTTGGGCAAATTGGGCCGGGGACCAACAAAGCTCATGTCGCCCATCAGAACATTCCAAATCTGCGGCAATTCATCAATCTTGGTTTTGCGCAAAAATGCCCCGATGCGCGTGATCTGTGCCGCAGACACTTCATGGCTCCCCTTATGGGCGGTCCCTGCGGCCATGGTGCGCAGTTTGACCAGGGTGAAGGGCCGTTGGTTTTTGCCCA is part of the Sulfitobacter geojensis genome and harbors:
- a CDS encoding sugar transferase produces the protein MIKYFSDRVLSIFLIPALLLCIPALIAIRLESPGNPLFLQTRVGKNQRPFTLVKLRTMAAGTAHKGSHEVSAAQITRIGAFLRKTKIDELPQIWNVLMGDMSFVGPRPNLPNQSELIAERARRGVYDVRPGITGPAQLTGIDMSTPVELATADAAYIANQTFCEDLKLILQTGTGGGRGDAVKGA